In Lautropia mirabilis, one DNA window encodes the following:
- a CDS encoding nitric-oxide reductase large subunit, which yields MKEYKRLWVILAIIMIGAFTVLGYFGKEVYNERPPIPTAFVSEDGKTVYTEEDIYAGQTAWQSIGGMSIGSIWGHGAYQAPDWTADWLHREVLNWLDQQAQRQFGKNFEQLSERDKATLSYDSKVAFRTNTFDKATNKVTLSEDRIRSIQSVAAYYDKLFSDDPAFQKLRSAYAMKENTLPDPELRSKMAAFFFWSAWAASTNRPGLDVTYTNNWPHEPLIGNEPTPENVIWSIASVVTLIFGIGLIIWVWAFFTHQQHIEVEAPKADPLSLIKLTPSQKALGKYLLVVAALFLVQVLLGGATAHYTVEGQNFYGIPLSEYLPYTLTRTWHIQSSIFWIATGFLAAGLFLVPIINGGKDPKYQKLGVDVLFWALIVVVVGSFGGQFVALKGWMATNLNWWFGHQGYEYVELGRVWQLALFVGLVFWLVLMMRGIYLALRAPGDKSLLILFTMAAAAIGIFYAPALIYGEHTHISIMEYWRWWVVHLWVEGFFEVFATCSVGFVFYNLGVVSKHTATTASLLAAMLFMIGGIPGTFHHLYFAGTTTPITAIGAMFSALEVVPLVLLGYDAFENWTVQHKAIWMKPMRWPLMFFIAVSFWNMLGAGVFGFLINPPISLYYLQGLNTAANHGHASLFGVYGFLALGFSLMVLRYIRPTLKLNNRLMGISFVALNLGLALMLFTSLLPVGIIQANASISVGLWWARSAEFVEQTPIIHTLRWVRTIGDMIFICGAAAYGLQMVLGLMHKETGAEVEKA from the coding sequence ATGAAAGAGTACAAACGACTTTGGGTGATCCTAGCGATCATCATGATCGGGGCGTTTACGGTGCTCGGTTACTTCGGTAAAGAGGTGTATAACGAGCGCCCGCCGATTCCGACCGCATTCGTGAGCGAGGACGGCAAGACCGTCTACACCGAGGAAGACATCTACGCAGGCCAGACCGCCTGGCAATCCATCGGCGGCATGTCGATCGGTTCGATCTGGGGGCACGGCGCCTACCAGGCTCCGGACTGGACGGCTGACTGGCTGCACCGCGAAGTGCTGAACTGGCTGGACCAGCAGGCCCAGCGCCAGTTTGGCAAGAACTTCGAGCAGCTGTCCGAGCGCGACAAGGCCACGCTGAGCTACGACTCGAAGGTTGCGTTCCGCACCAACACCTTCGACAAGGCCACCAACAAGGTCACGCTGTCGGAAGACCGCATCCGCTCCATCCAGAGCGTCGCGGCCTACTACGACAAGCTGTTCAGCGACGACCCGGCCTTCCAGAAGCTGCGTTCCGCCTACGCCATGAAGGAGAACACGCTGCCTGATCCCGAGCTGCGCTCGAAGATGGCTGCCTTCTTCTTCTGGTCGGCCTGGGCTGCGTCCACCAACCGTCCGGGGCTGGATGTCACCTACACCAACAACTGGCCGCATGAGCCCCTGATCGGCAACGAACCCACGCCCGAAAACGTGATCTGGTCGATCGCCTCGGTCGTGACGCTGATCTTCGGTATCGGCCTCATCATCTGGGTCTGGGCCTTCTTCACCCACCAGCAGCACATCGAGGTCGAGGCTCCCAAGGCCGACCCGCTGTCGCTGATCAAGCTCACCCCCTCGCAGAAGGCGCTCGGCAAGTATCTGCTGGTCGTGGCCGCCCTCTTCCTGGTGCAGGTGCTGCTGGGTGGCGCCACCGCCCACTACACGGTTGAAGGTCAGAACTTCTACGGCATTCCGCTCTCCGAGTACCTGCCGTACACGCTGACCCGCACCTGGCACATCCAGTCCTCCATCTTCTGGATCGCCACCGGCTTCCTGGCTGCTGGCCTGTTCCTCGTCCCCATCATCAACGGCGGCAAGGATCCCAAGTACCAGAAGCTGGGTGTGGACGTGCTCTTCTGGGCGCTGATCGTCGTGGTGGTCGGTTCCTTCGGTGGCCAGTTCGTGGCGCTGAAGGGCTGGATGGCCACGAACCTGAACTGGTGGTTCGGCCACCAGGGCTATGAGTACGTCGAGCTTGGCCGTGTCTGGCAGCTGGCGCTCTTCGTCGGCCTGGTCTTCTGGCTGGTGCTGATGATGCGCGGCATCTACCTGGCCCTGCGCGCTCCTGGCGACAAGAGCCTGCTGATCCTGTTCACCATGGCTGCTGCTGCCATCGGCATCTTCTATGCCCCGGCGCTGATCTACGGTGAGCACACGCACATCTCCATCATGGAGTACTGGCGCTGGTGGGTGGTGCACCTGTGGGTGGAAGGCTTCTTCGAAGTGTTCGCCACCTGCTCGGTCGGCTTCGTGTTCTACAACCTGGGCGTGGTCAGCAAGCACACGGCCACCACGGCCAGCCTGCTCGCCGCCATGCTGTTCATGATCGGCGGTATCCCGGGCACGTTCCACCACCTGTACTTCGCAGGTACCACCACCCCCATCACGGCCATCGGCGCGATGTTCTCCGCCCTGGAAGTGGTGCCGCTGGTGCTGCTGGGCTATGACGCCTTCGAGAACTGGACGGTGCAGCACAAGGCCATCTGGATGAAACCGATGCGCTGGCCGCTGATGTTCTTCATCGCCGTGTCCTTCTGGAACATGCTCGGTGCTGGCGTCTTCGGCTTCCTCATCAACCCGCCGATCTCGCTGTACTACCTGCAGGGCCTGAACACGGCCGCCAACCATGGTCACGCCTCGCTGTTCGGTGTGTATGGCTTCCTGGCGCTGGGCTTCTCGCTGATGGTGCTGCGCTACATCCGCCCGACCCTGAAGCTGAACAACCGGCTGATGGGCATCTCCTTCGTGGCGCTGAACCTCGGTCTGGCACTGATGCTGTTCACCAGCCTGCTGCCGGTCGGCATCATCCAGGCCAACGCCTCCATCAGCGTGGGCCTGTGGTGGGCACGTAGCGCCGAGTTCGTGGAGCAGACCCCCATCATCCACACCCTGCGCTGGGTGCGTACCATCGGTGACATGATCTTCATCTGTGGTGCAGCCGCCTACGGTCTGCAGATGGTGCTGGGCCTGATGCACAAGGAAACCGGCGCCGAAGTGGAAAAAGCCTGA